In Dromiciops gliroides isolate mDroGli1 chromosome 5, mDroGli1.pri, whole genome shotgun sequence, the following are encoded in one genomic region:
- the LOC122730157 gene encoding LOW QUALITY PROTEIN: keratin, type II cytoskeletal 8-like (The sequence of the model RefSeq protein was modified relative to this genomic sequence to represent the inferred CDS: inserted 2 bases in 2 codons) gives MSIRSTTHRTIKVSSGPRSFSSRSYSSGPSSRVSSSAFSRVGSGSSFRSGLGFGAGMGMGFGGASGAGGITAVXSQSLLNPLKLELDPNXLNNKFASFIDKVRFLEQQNKMLETKWNLLQQQKTSRSNMDSMFESYIANLRRQLDSLGQEKLKLEVELGNMQGLVEDFKNKYEDEINKRTEMENEFVLIKKDVDEAYMNKVELESRLEGLTDEINFLRQLYEEEIRELQSQISDTSVVLSMDNSHSLDLDGIIAEVRAQYEDIANRSRAEAESMYQIKYEELQTLAGKHGDDLRHTKTEISEMNRNINRLQAEIEALKGQRAALEASITDAEQRGELAIKDAQAKLSELEAALQRAKQDMAHQLREYQELMNVKLALDIEIATYRKLLEGEESRLESGMQNMSIHTKTTSRDFSGLSSGYGSLTSPGLGYGLSSYQSISGSGSSYNRVSKALVVKKIETRDGKLVSESSDVLPK, from the exons ATGTCCATCAGGTCAACCACCCACAGGACCATTAAGGTCTCTTCTGGCCCCCGGAGTTTTAGCAGCCGCTCCTACTCCAGCGGCCCCAGCTCCCGAGTCAGTTCCTCTGCCTTCTCTCGGGTGGGGAGTGGCAGTAGCTTCCGATCGGGGCTCGGGTTCGGGGCAGGCATGGGTATGGGCTTCGGGGGCGCCAGTGGGGCCGGGGGGATTACGGCCG TCAGTCAGAGTCTCCTGAATCCCCTGAAACTGGAGCTGGACCCCA ATCTCAACAACAAGTTTGCCTCCTTCATTGATAAGGTGCGCTTCCTAGAACAGCAGAATAAGATGCTGGAGACCAAGTGGAACCTCCTCCAGCAGCAGAAGACATCCCGGAGCAACATGGACAGCATGTTTGAGAGTTATATTGCCAACCTTCGAAGGCAGTTGGACTCCCTGGGACAGGAGAAACTGAAGCTGGAGGTGGAATTGGGCAACATGCAGGGCCTTGTGGAAGACTTCAAAAACAAGTATGAGGATGAGATCAATAAGCGGACAGAAATGGAGAATGAGTTTGTTCTCATTAAGAAGGACGTGGATGAAGCCTATATGAACAAGGTGGAGCTGGAGTCCCGTCTGGAAGGCCTGACTGATGAGATTAACTTCCTTAGGCAGCTATATGAAGAGGAGATACGAGAATTGCAGTCCCAGATTTCGGACACTTCTGTGGTCCTGTCTATGGACAATAGCCACTCCCTGGACCTGGATGGCATTATTGCTGAGGTCCGAGCCCAGTATGAGGATATTGCCAATCGCAGCCGGGCTGAGGCTGAGAGCATGTACCAGATCAAGTATGAGGAACTGCAAACCCTGGCTGGGAAACATGGAGATGACCTCCGCCACACCAAGACGGAGATCTCAGAGATGAACAGGAATATCAACAGGCTTCAGGCTGAGATTGAGGCACTCAAAGGCCAGAGGGCTGCCCTTGAAGCCTCCATCACTGATGCAGAGCAGCGTGGGGAACTGGCTATCAAAGATGCCCAGGCCAAGCTGTCTGAGCTGGAAGCCGCCCTGCAGAGGGCCAAGCAAGACATGGCTCACCAGCTGCGCGAGTACCAGGAGCTGATGAATGTCAAACTGGCCCTGGACATTGAGATCGCTACTTACAGGAAACTTCTGGAGGGCGAAGAGAGCAGACTCGAGTCGGGGATGCAGAACATGAGTATTCACACCAAGACCACCAGTAGAGACTTCTCAGGGCTCAGCTCTGGCTATGGAAGCCTTACCAGCCCTGGCCTTGGCTATGGGCTGAGCTCCTACCAGTCCATTTCTGGCTCTGGCTCCTCTTACAACCGAGTCAGTAAGGCTTTGGTAGTAAAGAAGATTGAGACCCGAGATGGGAAACTGGTGTCCGAATCATCGGATGTTCTGCCCAAGTGA